One region of Thermoleophilia bacterium genomic DNA includes:
- the heR gene encoding heliorhodopsin HeR yields MAANSTTAVTGEIQKRLQNLRWWNIAVGLVLAVQAVVMAALANDFKLPVTATYMQGPPGTDGVLTRIGSLPLAWGTFAFMAISALSLLLIASPGIFGWYKRNLLQDRNYGRWIEYSITSSLMIMLITMICGITDIAAMLAIFGINACMIFFGLLMEKYEQPGKANWLSYWFGTFAGIIPWVAIVIYLVSPGYDGAEPPGFVYGIIASYFVFFMSFAVNMILQYAQVGKWRDYLFGEKVYILLSLTSKSLLTWLVFANTLID; encoded by the coding sequence ATGGCTGCCAATAGCACAACCGCCGTAACGGGCGAGATCCAGAAGCGTCTGCAGAACCTTCGCTGGTGGAACATAGCAGTAGGTCTCGTGTTGGCTGTGCAGGCTGTGGTCATGGCCGCACTAGCCAACGACTTTAAGCTTCCCGTGACCGCCACTTACATGCAAGGCCCGCCTGGCACAGACGGCGTCCTCACCCGGATAGGAAGTCTCCCGCTTGCGTGGGGCACATTTGCCTTCATGGCCATCTCGGCGCTTTCTTTGCTTTTGATAGCCTCACCGGGAATCTTTGGCTGGTACAAGCGCAATTTGCTACAGGACCGCAACTACGGTCGGTGGATTGAGTACTCCATAACCTCGTCGCTCATGATCATGCTCATAACCATGATCTGCGGCATCACCGACATTGCGGCAATGCTGGCTATTTTCGGCATAAACGCGTGCATGATTTTCTTTGGGCTGCTGATGGAGAAATACGAGCAACCAGGCAAGGCAAACTGGCTCTCGTATTGGTTTGGAACCTTTGCCGGCATAATTCCCTGGGTGGCAATCGTGATCTACCTGGTCAGCCCCGGGTATGACGGAGCCGAGCCACCGGGATTTGTTTACGGGATCATTGCCTCATACTTCGTGTTCTTCATGAGCTTTGCGGTCAACATGATTTTGCAGTATGCCCAGGTGGGAAAGTGGCGGGACTATCTGTTCGGAGAAAAGGTCTACATACTACTCAGCCTGACCTCCAAATCGCTGTTGACCTGGCTTGTGTTTGCAAACACCCTAATTGACTAA
- a CDS encoding acyl--CoA ligase has translation MLLTEALSRNAKLYGDEVCLVEVSPELEAKREVTWREYELMETNPSEHRRREMTWRQFDEAANRFANLLLSRGIDKGDKVAILMMNCLEWLPVYFGVLKSGALAVPMNYRYTAEEIEYCLKLSDARALVFGPEFIGRIESLVDRLPQIDPRFFVGTDCPTFAESYYHCSQKCGSDDPGVLLREEDEAAIYFSSGTTGFPKAILHTHRSLLAAGMAELVHHGQTRSDNFLCIAPLYHTGGKMHWFGSLLSGSKGVLLRGVKPEWILKTVSDEKVTIVWLLVPWAQDILEAIERGDLKLDNYDLGQWRLMHMGAQPVPPSLVRRWKEHFPWQDYDTDYGLTESAGPGCVHLGVENVHKVGAVGKAGYQWETMIVNDSCDPVPQGEVGELAVKGPGVMKCYYKDPEATAATLKDGWLLTGDMARMDEDGFIYLVDRKKDVIISGGENIYPVQIEDFLHHHPAIKDVAVIGLPDRRLGEIAAAIVQLKRGHKCTEQEILEFCLELPRYKRPRRVIFDTVPRNATGKIDKPKLREKYCGRSLVELETEQ, from the coding sequence ATGCTGCTAACCGAGGCGCTATCACGTAACGCGAAGCTTTATGGGGATGAGGTTTGCTTAGTGGAAGTAAGTCCCGAACTCGAAGCTAAGCGCGAAGTAACTTGGCGCGAATACGAGCTTATGGAGACCAATCCCTCCGAGCACCGGCGTAGAGAGATGACGTGGAGGCAGTTCGACGAGGCGGCAAACCGCTTTGCCAACTTGCTCCTCTCCCGAGGGATTGACAAAGGAGATAAAGTCGCCATTCTCATGATGAACTGTCTTGAGTGGCTCCCTGTCTATTTCGGCGTGCTTAAGTCAGGCGCCTTGGCGGTGCCTATGAACTACCGCTACACCGCAGAGGAAATTGAATACTGCCTGAAGCTCTCCGACGCACGAGCCTTAGTCTTCGGTCCAGAGTTCATAGGTCGGATAGAATCTCTAGTTGATCGGCTCCCGCAGATAGATCCGCGTTTTTTTGTTGGCACCGACTGCCCTACCTTCGCCGAAAGTTACTACCATTGCTCACAGAAGTGTGGCTCGGATGACCCCGGAGTTTTGCTGCGCGAAGAAGACGAAGCGGCCATATACTTCTCCTCCGGCACTACAGGCTTTCCCAAGGCCATCTTGCACACCCATCGCAGCCTACTGGCAGCCGGCATGGCCGAACTCGTGCACCACGGGCAAACCCGCAGCGATAACTTCCTTTGTATCGCGCCCCTATATCACACCGGGGGCAAGATGCACTGGTTTGGAAGCCTGCTATCGGGAAGCAAAGGAGTGCTGCTTCGCGGCGTAAAGCCAGAGTGGATCCTTAAGACTGTCTCGGACGAAAAAGTGACCATCGTCTGGCTGCTTGTTCCCTGGGCGCAGGACATCTTGGAGGCCATTGAGCGCGGGGATCTTAAGCTTGACAATTACGACCTTGGGCAGTGGAGACTAATGCACATGGGAGCTCAGCCGGTTCCCCCCAGCCTGGTGCGCCGCTGGAAAGAGCATTTTCCTTGGCAGGACTATGACACCGACTATGGCCTTACAGAATCCGCGGGACCCGGGTGCGTCCATCTTGGAGTAGAGAACGTGCACAAGGTGGGTGCCGTTGGAAAGGCTGGCTATCAATGGGAAACCATGATCGTTAATGATAGTTGCGACCCGGTCCCTCAAGGAGAAGTGGGTGAGTTAGCCGTGAAAGGCCCCGGAGTAATGAAGTGCTACTACAAGGACCCAGAGGCGACGGCGGCCACACTCAAAGACGGCTGGCTTCTCACCGGGGACATGGCTCGCATGGACGAAGATGGCTTCATTTATCTGGTGGATCGCAAGAAGGACGTGATCATCAGCGGAGGGGAGAACATTTACCCCGTTCAGATTGAGGACTTTCTGCATCACCACCCGGCCATTAAGGATGTTGCCGTGATCGGCTTGCCGGACCGCCGTCTAGGAGAAATAGCAGCCGCGATTGTTCAACTCAAACGGGGACACAAGTGCACCGAACAGGAAATCCTCGAATTTTGCCTCGAATTGCCGCGCTATAAGCGCCCCCGGCGGGTGATCTTTGACACCGTGCCTCGCAACGCCACAGGCAAGATCGACAAACCCAAACTGCGCGAGAAATACTGCGGCCGCAGCTTGGTAGAGCTTGAGACTGAGCAGTAG
- a CDS encoding HEAT repeat domain-containing protein: protein METSGRGVYGGAMEILDALIAALKERDGMRRKRARETLILAGDPAVGPLLELTASSDKQTRWEATKALAAMVEPACLDSFVKLMSDSHSDIRWLAADGLIALGPRSVVPVLKSLLNKDLPRGHLDMSHRVLRELAEDNSVLAAVVEPVLLALRSSDVTALPSRAEKALLELDHLTGRLMKVSE, encoded by the coding sequence ATGGAAACTAGTGGGCGTGGGGTTTACGGGGGTGCTATGGAGATTCTTGACGCACTGATTGCTGCTCTTAAAGAGCGTGACGGCATGCGTCGCAAACGCGCGCGTGAGACACTCATCTTGGCTGGTGACCCTGCGGTTGGGCCCCTCCTCGAATTGACAGCTAGTTCTGACAAGCAAACACGTTGGGAGGCAACCAAGGCACTTGCCGCCATGGTAGAGCCAGCCTGCTTGGACAGCTTCGTTAAGCTCATGTCAGACAGCCACTCCGACATCCGCTGGCTCGCCGCAGACGGGCTTATCGCCTTGGGGCCACGCTCCGTAGTGCCAGTGCTTAAGTCGCTACTAAACAAAGACCTCCCTCGAGGCCATTTGGACATGAGCCACCGAGTACTACGCGAGCTGGCCGAGGACAACTCTGTCCTTGCAGCTGTAGTGGAGCCTGTTCTGCTGGCACTGCGAAGCAGCGATGTTACTGCTCTACCGTCCAGGGCAGAGAAGGCCTTGCTTGAGCTTGATCATCTTACCGGTCGCCTAATGAAGGTCTCTGAATGA
- a CDS encoding universal stress protein, whose protein sequence is MQTIVVGVDGSEAAGVALEFAVEEATIRGAELRVISVWELPTFPKPDFEPGALPQEYLGLEAQAEKIVAEAVKRVKELNPNLPCKGETREGRPQIVLVEEAMGADLLVVGRHGKGRLASLLMGSVSRHVADHAPCPVIIVPPLEK, encoded by the coding sequence ATGCAAACCATTGTGGTGGGAGTGGACGGTTCGGAAGCGGCAGGAGTCGCCCTGGAATTCGCAGTAGAGGAAGCCACCATCCGGGGGGCTGAGCTTCGCGTCATTTCGGTTTGGGAGCTCCCCACGTTTCCGAAACCGGATTTTGAACCGGGAGCTTTGCCGCAAGAGTACTTAGGTCTGGAAGCTCAAGCGGAAAAGATCGTGGCCGAAGCGGTAAAGCGGGTCAAGGAGCTAAATCCCAACTTGCCTTGCAAGGGAGAGACACGCGAAGGTCGCCCCCAAATAGTGCTGGTAGAAGAAGCCATGGGCGCGGACCTACTGGTGGTGGGCCGACATGGCAAAGGAAGACTTGCCTCTTTGCTAATGGGGTCCGTCAGCCGGCATGTGGCAGACCACGCTCCTTGTCCCGTGATAATTGTTCCGCCTCTAGAGAAATAG
- a CDS encoding SDR family NAD(P)-dependent oxidoreductase: MVRGLPKRYSLARRYGLAERYGHWALVAGASEGLGAAYARALAAEKLNLILAARRRSMLENLAAELGARFGVHTRVCAGDLAAPEFLAELVSVCADLELGVIVYNAAHSPVGEFLSLDVADVERIGAVNVLAPSLLLRQLVPGMLARGRGAVVLMSSVAGNQGSPNIAMYAATKAFNRVLAEGLWQEWKGRGIDVVACCAGAVRTPGYAETASGDAPGTLDPDEVARQTLARLGRGPVVIPGFVNQAASFLMTRLLPKRTAIAIMAGSTEGLAPKGSKQ, from the coding sequence GTGGTGCGCGGTCTCCCGAAACGCTACAGTCTTGCGCGGCGCTATGGTCTAGCCGAACGCTACGGTCACTGGGCGCTTGTAGCAGGCGCCTCCGAAGGTCTAGGGGCAGCGTATGCCCGGGCTCTTGCAGCCGAGAAACTAAACCTCATTCTGGCCGCTCGGCGACGGTCTATGCTCGAGAATCTCGCTGCCGAGCTCGGGGCTAGGTTTGGGGTGCACACGCGGGTTTGCGCGGGTGATCTTGCTGCCCCTGAGTTTCTCGCCGAGCTTGTTTCTGTTTGTGCCGATCTAGAGCTCGGGGTCATCGTTTACAACGCTGCCCACTCGCCCGTCGGGGAGTTTCTGTCCCTTGATGTCGCAGATGTGGAGCGCATAGGTGCAGTGAATGTGCTGGCTCCTTCGCTTCTCTTGCGGCAACTTGTGCCTGGCATGCTCGCCCGTGGGCGGGGGGCCGTGGTGCTTATGAGTTCGGTGGCCGGTAATCAGGGCTCACCGAACATCGCCATGTACGCCGCTACGAAGGCTTTCAACCGGGTACTTGCCGAGGGACTATGGCAGGAATGGAAGGGACGCGGCATCGATGTGGTGGCTTGCTGTGCAGGAGCGGTGCGTACGCCTGGTTACGCCGAGACTGCATCTGGTGATGCGCCTGGCACTCTTGATCCAGACGAGGTGGCCAGACAGACCCTGGCCCGACTTGGGCGTGGGCCGGTGGTGATTCCGGGTTTTGTCAACCAAGCAGCAAGTTTTCTTATGACTCGGCTTCTTCCGAAACGGACCGCTATCGCCATTATGGCTGGTTCGACCGAGGGGCTGGCACCCAAGGGCAGCAAACAGTAG
- a CDS encoding ERG4/ERG24 family protein, producing MVEHVAGFFAPWIIYAVILGLHLILPARRVVGYVTDPRTGKPYEYRLNGVPVLIVMLVLWAVLGVTGTLSWDWLYLHRWSGLAGAFVLGVVFSIAVVLAAPPVGRSWLAEFYFGRWENRQFWNARVDAKMFLYLVGAVMLALNLLSFTAHHVILYGYDLAPGVLLYCGLFLWFVVDYLVFERVHLYTYDIFAERVGFKLGFGCLTFYPYFYPIGLWATAHMSDPGAPTWLLVLAAVVFFAGWALSRGANMQKFYFKTSPERVFLGFLKPTALSNGERSLLCSGFWGVARHINYLGEILMAVGLTLALGRPGLWVPWLYPLYYIFLLVPRERADERRCAAKYGDLWQEYRRRVPRRIVPWLY from the coding sequence ATGGTAGAGCACGTAGCAGGGTTCTTTGCGCCGTGGATCATCTATGCGGTGATCTTGGGCTTACATTTGATACTCCCCGCTCGCAGGGTAGTGGGCTATGTAACTGATCCGCGCACGGGAAAGCCGTATGAGTACCGGCTGAACGGTGTGCCGGTCCTGATCGTGATGCTGGTGCTGTGGGCGGTGCTGGGTGTGACCGGCACGCTTTCGTGGGATTGGCTGTATCTGCACCGGTGGTCGGGGCTGGCAGGGGCCTTTGTTCTCGGGGTAGTGTTCAGCATCGCAGTGGTTCTAGCAGCTCCTCCGGTTGGGCGCTCATGGCTCGCCGAGTTCTACTTCGGCCGGTGGGAAAATCGGCAGTTCTGGAACGCCCGGGTGGACGCCAAGATGTTCTTGTATCTAGTTGGAGCGGTCATGTTGGCCCTCAATCTCCTTTCTTTTACTGCGCACCATGTGATCCTGTACGGGTATGACTTGGCCCCTGGTGTACTGCTCTACTGTGGTCTTTTCCTGTGGTTTGTTGTGGACTACCTCGTGTTTGAGAGAGTTCATCTCTACACGTACGACATTTTTGCTGAGCGGGTAGGTTTCAAGCTTGGCTTTGGGTGTCTAACTTTTTACCCCTATTTCTACCCGATTGGGCTGTGGGCTACAGCTCATATGTCGGACCCGGGCGCGCCCACCTGGCTGCTTGTGCTTGCAGCGGTCGTATTTTTTGCGGGCTGGGCTCTTTCCCGAGGAGCAAACATGCAGAAGTTCTATTTCAAGACCAGTCCGGAGCGGGTTTTTCTTGGGTTCCTAAAGCCGACGGCGCTTAGCAACGGGGAAAGATCACTTCTTTGTTCGGGGTTTTGGGGTGTTGCCCGGCACATTAATTACTTAGGCGAGATCCTGATGGCGGTAGGCTTGACGCTTGCCTTGGGCAGGCCGGGGCTTTGGGTGCCCTGGCTTTATCCCCTTTACTACATTTTCTTGCTTGTCCCGCGCGAGCGAGCTGACGAGCGCCGCTGTGCTGCTAAGTACGGAGATCTGTGGCAGGAGTATCGGCGGCGCGTGCCGCGACGGATAGTACCCTGGCTGTACTAG
- a CDS encoding type II secretion system F family protein: protein MMAYVVYIGVFVLLLGAVGVVAWGTRPSGANRARLALQRIEGRDARTLRQLELSRPASQRLLKPALMRLAAFSRFITPQGRIRNLEIKVERAGRPWGLDANGLLAVKFLSLTIGLLVLIVLASTKLLPLIWFVVLAAIVVALTYYLPDIMVRVAIKQRQQLIARALPDFLDLLTVTVEAGLGLDSALAKISEKLRDPLREEILITLHHIRMGESRETALRRLAERCDVEELTNFVSALNQSQRLGIGLGQVLRVQADTIRTVRRQSIEERSQKAQVKMLLPLVFCIFPTLFVVILGPAAIRIYHALFG, encoded by the coding sequence ATGATGGCCTACGTAGTCTACATCGGTGTGTTCGTTCTCCTTTTGGGAGCCGTAGGTGTGGTAGCTTGGGGCACCAGACCGTCGGGAGCGAACAGGGCCCGCCTCGCCTTGCAACGAATCGAGGGGCGTGATGCCCGAACCCTTCGACAGCTCGAGCTATCGAGACCCGCCTCGCAGAGACTGCTTAAGCCTGCCTTGATGCGTTTAGCCGCTTTTTCCCGCTTCATCACTCCTCAAGGACGAATACGTAATCTGGAGATCAAGGTAGAGCGCGCAGGGCGACCTTGGGGACTAGACGCAAATGGCCTGCTGGCGGTCAAGTTCCTTTCTCTTACTATCGGCTTACTAGTGCTCATAGTGCTTGCTTCCACGAAATTACTGCCCCTGATCTGGTTTGTGGTGCTCGCTGCGATAGTGGTAGCCCTCACGTACTACCTACCCGACATCATGGTCCGGGTAGCTATAAAGCAGCGTCAACAACTCATCGCCCGGGCTCTCCCAGATTTTCTTGACCTGCTAACGGTAACGGTGGAGGCCGGGCTGGGGCTAGACTCCGCCCTAGCCAAGATCTCGGAGAAGCTGCGCGATCCCTTGCGGGAGGAGATCCTAATCACCCTGCACCATATTCGTATGGGCGAAAGCCGCGAAACGGCTCTGCGCCGGCTGGCTGAGCGCTGCGACGTGGAGGAGCTCACTAATTTTGTAAGCGCGCTTAATCAGTCGCAGAGACTCGGTATTGGCTTGGGACAGGTGCTGCGAGTACAAGCCGATACTATCCGCACAGTGCGTCGCCAGAGCATTGAGGAGAGATCACAAAAAGCACAGGTAAAGATGCTTCTGCCCCTAGTGTTCTGCATCTTCCCAACGCTGTTTGTGGTCATCTTGGGCCCAGCAGCCATTCGCATTTATCACGCCTTGTTTGGCTAG
- a CDS encoding VWA domain-containing protein translates to MAPAGNTAAALAPESLTLSINSFDLTEYPSASATVQLGGDLAPSLGALTSDAFSVEVDGMPAPITSVEEAQAETALPVQTVLLIDESGSMKGEAIKAAAEAAASFIKTMSPTDTAAVQAFNEGFRTLQGFTSDQTALVASLNKLNPQKETALYDALLKSFSSFGLAPSGGVSPATTGPSAIGARYLILLSDGGDTVSLAKLEEVMTVARASGVQVYAVGLKTKEFDSQPLVSIAEATGGRYLETPDPETLTSLYKTLAKEIHNQYVLTFDMPAGKQASQAGRLVVAVRTGAGTAQAERGFIYPETSSTGETATPTSTTLVVPTTEVVASVPESGLIQRFLDWDYSRYVMGVVIFALVFVFFYLISGVIFPKRNVLAEYSDLLEHRRNLGPRALDEEQGRQKLHTRIVQRFLALRGYQLPLQKMIDDANLKFRASEFALIHLVGVVVVVVAASLLKAPIILVVVLALLVVFLPLLWLNSKARSRRQAFEEQVPNTLTLLAGSLRAGQGLEQAIATVASEAPEPTASEFRKIIAQQRLGIAPEDALRAIAEDMKSEAFDWAVMVTIIQRQVGGNLAEIYESIAATLRERAKLRRDIRTLTAEGRISAIILIVLPFAIGAFVAVFNRTYLSLLYTTVAGWVMLSVAFVLLVIGIFWMRAITRVNV, encoded by the coding sequence GTGGCCCCGGCCGGAAACACAGCTGCGGCGCTTGCTCCGGAAAGCCTTACTTTGTCCATCAACTCTTTTGACCTGACCGAATACCCGAGTGCCTCGGCTACTGTACAACTTGGCGGAGACCTTGCTCCATCTCTAGGCGCGCTAACCAGCGACGCGTTCAGCGTAGAGGTGGACGGCATGCCCGCGCCTATCACATCGGTTGAGGAAGCGCAGGCAGAAACAGCTTTGCCAGTGCAGACTGTTCTCCTTATAGATGAGTCGGGAAGCATGAAAGGCGAGGCCATCAAGGCGGCAGCAGAAGCAGCGGCCAGCTTCATAAAGACCATGAGTCCCACAGACACAGCGGCAGTCCAAGCCTTCAACGAAGGTTTTCGCACACTCCAGGGCTTTACGAGTGATCAAACGGCTCTCGTCGCTTCCCTGAATAAGCTAAATCCACAAAAGGAGACTGCCCTCTACGACGCATTGCTTAAGAGCTTCTCATCTTTTGGACTAGCACCTTCCGGTGGAGTCTCCCCTGCAACGACAGGCCCGAGTGCAATAGGCGCGCGTTACCTGATTCTTCTTTCGGACGGAGGTGACACGGTCAGCCTGGCCAAACTGGAAGAGGTGATGACTGTCGCCCGGGCAAGCGGGGTGCAGGTTTACGCTGTAGGTCTTAAGACCAAAGAATTTGACTCCCAGCCTCTTGTAAGCATCGCCGAAGCCACAGGAGGTCGGTATCTGGAAACTCCTGATCCGGAGACCCTCACCTCTTTGTATAAAACTCTGGCCAAGGAAATTCACAACCAGTATGTGCTCACCTTCGACATGCCTGCAGGCAAGCAAGCAAGCCAGGCTGGACGGCTCGTAGTTGCAGTTAGGACTGGAGCAGGCACGGCGCAGGCTGAGCGAGGGTTCATTTACCCGGAGACAAGCTCCACTGGTGAGACCGCCACGCCAACCTCAACAACGTTGGTCGTTCCCACAACCGAGGTAGTGGCCTCCGTACCGGAATCAGGACTGATACAGCGCTTCCTAGACTGGGACTACAGCCGCTATGTGATGGGAGTGGTGATCTTTGCCTTGGTCTTCGTGTTCTTCTACTTGATTTCAGGGGTCATCTTTCCCAAGCGTAATGTGCTTGCCGAGTACAGCGACCTGCTCGAGCATCGACGAAACCTGGGGCCGCGAGCCCTCGACGAAGAGCAAGGCCGGCAGAAGCTCCATACTCGCATCGTTCAGCGTTTTCTTGCCTTGCGTGGGTACCAACTCCCCCTCCAGAAGATGATCGATGACGCCAATCTGAAGTTCCGAGCGTCGGAATTTGCCCTGATTCACCTGGTGGGAGTGGTGGTGGTCGTAGTGGCGGCAAGCCTGCTCAAAGCACCAATTATCCTCGTGGTAGTGCTAGCCTTGCTGGTAGTTTTTCTGCCACTGCTGTGGCTCAATTCGAAAGCCAGAAGCCGCAGGCAGGCCTTTGAAGAACAGGTCCCCAACACTCTCACTTTGCTAGCTGGTTCACTGCGAGCGGGGCAGGGTCTCGAACAGGCCATCGCCACCGTGGCGTCGGAAGCACCCGAGCCCACTGCATCTGAGTTTCGCAAGATTATCGCCCAGCAGCGCTTGGGCATCGCTCCAGAGGACGCACTTAGAGCCATAGCGGAAGACATGAAATCCGAAGCCTTCGATTGGGCGGTGATGGTGACCATCATCCAAAGGCAAGTAGGGGGCAACTTAGCGGAGATCTACGAATCTATCGCCGCCACCCTGCGCGAACGAGCCAAGCTAAGGAGAGACATCCGCACCCTTACTGCCGAAGGTCGGATAAGCGCCATAATTCTTATCGTTCTACCCTTTGCCATTGGAGCTTTTGTCGCCGTCTTCAACCGCACGTATCTGAGTCTGCTTTACACCACAGTCGCAGGATGGGTGATGCTGAGCGTGGCCTTTGTGCTTCTCGTCATTGGCATTTTTTGGATGCGGGCGATAACTCGCGTGAATGTGTAG
- a CDS encoding CpaF family protein: MSLGDRISNGAAGGENMEPQHDGTYMTQQSQAQQGPVARDRLESAFDRQSELKSSIHALVIRDLGARLYNQSVPEAELRRLVRSKIEEGLATQHVPMPRTERQELIDELMAEVLGYGPIEEFLQDPTITEIMCNGYRDIYIERGGKIFKTDKRFRDEGHMRRIIQKIVGQVGRRVDESSPYVDARLPDGSRVNVILPPLSVRGPALTIRKFSAEPYTTEDLIEFKTLTKRAADFLKACVRGRLNILVSGGTGVGKTTTLNVLSSYIPPDERIITIEDAAELKLSHEHIVSLEYRPPNIEGKGEVTIRDLVRNALRMRPDRIIVGEIRGGEALDMLQAMNTGHDGSLSTVHANSPRDALSRVETMVLMAGMDLPVRAIREQISRAIHLIVHQARLADGTRRITQITEITGMEGDVITLQNLFVFDFAAGISEDGQYLGRLKSTGIRPSFLPILQKHGVTLPDDIFAFETYDTSLAL; encoded by the coding sequence GTGAGCCTGGGTGACCGCATTTCTAACGGAGCAGCCGGGGGAGAAAACATGGAGCCGCAACATGACGGAACATACATGACACAGCAGAGCCAAGCACAGCAGGGCCCAGTAGCTCGAGACCGCCTGGAAAGCGCTTTTGATCGCCAAAGTGAGCTAAAGAGCAGCATTCACGCCCTAGTGATTCGCGACCTGGGTGCCCGTCTCTACAACCAGTCCGTGCCAGAGGCCGAACTCAGAAGGCTAGTGCGCAGCAAGATCGAGGAGGGTCTGGCCACCCAGCATGTCCCGATGCCCCGCACAGAGCGCCAAGAGCTAATTGACGAGCTGATGGCCGAAGTCTTGGGCTACGGTCCCATTGAGGAGTTCCTTCAGGATCCAACGATCACCGAGATTATGTGTAACGGGTATCGGGACATCTATATCGAACGCGGCGGAAAGATCTTCAAGACCGACAAACGTTTCCGCGACGAAGGTCACATGCGTCGGATCATCCAGAAGATCGTTGGTCAAGTAGGGCGCCGCGTGGACGAATCATCGCCATACGTCGATGCTCGACTCCCCGATGGATCGCGAGTGAACGTCATTCTTCCGCCGCTATCAGTGCGTGGACCAGCACTCACCATCCGCAAGTTCTCAGCCGAGCCGTACACCACTGAAGATCTAATTGAGTTCAAGACACTGACTAAGCGAGCCGCCGACTTTCTCAAGGCTTGCGTTCGCGGGCGACTCAACATCCTAGTGAGCGGGGGAACCGGCGTAGGTAAGACCACCACCCTGAATGTACTTTCCAGCTACATCCCACCCGACGAGCGCATCATCACTATTGAGGACGCAGCCGAGCTTAAGTTGAGTCACGAGCATATCGTGAGTTTGGAGTATCGGCCGCCCAATATCGAGGGTAAGGGAGAGGTCACCATCCGCGATTTGGTGCGAAACGCCCTGCGTATGCGACCCGACCGCATAATCGTTGGCGAGATCCGTGGGGGCGAGGCCTTGGACATGCTCCAGGCGATGAACACAGGCCACGATGGCTCACTTTCTACCGTGCACGCAAACTCGCCACGCGATGCTCTCTCGCGAGTGGAGACCATGGTGCTTATGGCCGGTATGGATCTTCCGGTGAGAGCTATACGCGAGCAAATCTCGCGCGCCATCCACTTGATTGTGCATCAGGCGCGTTTGGCTGACGGCACCCGCCGCATCACGCAGATCACTGAGATCACAGGTATGGAAGGAGACGTCATTACTCTCCAGAACCTCTTTGTTTTTGACTTTGCAGCTGGTATCAGCGAAGACGGCCAGTACCTGGGGCGCCTAAAAAGCACGGGCATTCGGCCAAGCTTCCTTCCCATCCTGCAGAAGCACGGGGTGACACTCCCGGACGACATCTTTGCCTTTGAGACCTATGACACATCCTTGGCTCTTTAG